From the Macaca nemestrina isolate mMacNem1 chromosome 7, mMacNem.hap1, whole genome shotgun sequence genome, the window CTTCTCTGCTAACCTGAGAGGGAACCCATCCCCTTTCTCTCTGAAGGAGAAAGATGCTGGATCCGTGGTGTGCTCATGcaatttctcatttcattttttatatgatAATATGTAGATGTATGTAAATTCCTTGGAGATAGAACTTCTAGCTGTACCATCCCTGTATTCCTGGCAGTTAGCCTAGAAAGCTTTGAAAAGACAAATGGAAGTGTAATAAGAGAGGCCATTACCCAATACTTGTTATTTGTTTCCTGCTGCTGCTATGACAAATTACCAGAAACTtggtagcttaaaacacaaatggTACCCGGCGCAGTggccacgcctataatcctagcattttgggagaccaaagtggaggatcacttgagcccttggatttgagaccagcctggacaactcaggaagaccccatctctacaaaaaatagaaaagttagccaggcatggtggtgcacacctgtagtctcagctacaggaggctgaggtaggaggatcccctgagtctgggaaattgaggctgcagtgagccgtgattgtgccagtgcactccagcctgggcgacagagcgagaccctatctcaaaaaagcaaagcaaagcaaaacaaaacaaaacaacaaaacacaaatgtattctctaacagttctggaggcccGAAATCCTCAATCTGTTTCCCTGGGCTGAAGACAGGGAGTTGGCAGGAcccattccttctggaggctcctgGGGGAAGCCATTTCCTTGCCCTTTACAGCCTCTCGAGAGTGCCTGCAATCCTTGGCTCACAGTGGCTGCCCTGAATTCCTATGGCCTCTGCTTCCACAGTCACATCTCCCGACTCTGAGCCTCCtgtctccctcttataaggacccttgtgattctatagggcccacctggataattcagGATCATATCCCCATCTCAAGACCCTTAATTTGGTAACAGCTGTAAAGTCCCCTTTATCACATAAAGTAACATTCATCAAGTCCAGGGATTAAGTACCCCCCAACTGATGGGAGTGATTATTTAGCCTATCACAATAGCATTTATTATGTCACAAAGAATTGATAAGAAAGTCAGGCTTCTTGGTTCAATGCTGTTTTAATTCCGCCAGAAAAGTTGGAAGATTTCTTTCCTGTGGGATGAAGATATTGGAGCAAGACTTTTAGGGCTGCATTGTTTATAAAGTTCCCAGACCTTGGTCCTGAAGAGCCGGCCCGCAAAGACATAAATGACTGGATTCAGGGAGCTGTTGGTGAAGGCCAAGAAGTTGGCCAATTGCAGGCCCAGGTCAATGAAGTCCTCCCAAAAGCAGCCTCGGACTGCTTGCACCTGGAATAAGAATTCCAGGAAGGCAAAGAAGTGGTAAGGGGCCCAGCAGACCAGGAAGGCCACCACGAGCGTGACGATCAGCGCTGTGGTCTTGCTATCCTTGCGGCCCCCGCACCTTGTCCTGCTGACCTCCTCCCGCCCTCGCAGGGAGGCCAAGATGTGGTAGTTGAAGAAGACAATCGCAGCCAGTGGTAGGAGGAAAGCCAGAATATTTAACTCCACAATCCTTGCAAAATGCCAGGCCTCATGGGGGAGGAGCAGGATGCAGGCGGTGATGTTCAGATCTGGGACGGCTTGGATGGATCGCAGCAGGAATGTGGGGATGCTCAAGAGGCCCCCCACAACCCAGATGAGCACGCAGGTGACCCGGGCCTGCCTCCGCCGCTGCCGCCTCCGGCTGGCCATAGGGTGCACCAGCAGGCAGTAGCGGTCCTGGCTGATGGCCACCACCAGGAAGATGCTGATGAACAAATTGGCCTTGATGACGCCGTTGATGACACGGCAGAGGAGGGCTCCGAAAGGCCAGTTAAACTGGTTCCAAATGTTCTCTGCCCAGAAAGGCAAACCCAAGACAAACACCAGATCAGAGGCCGCCAGGTTGGCCAGGTAGATTTCTGCCACGTTCAGTCGCCGCCTGGGCAGGAGGAAGACCAACAGGACGAAAAGGTTCCCTAGGAGGCCGAAGGAACAGATGGAGATGATAAATGTCGGCAGCACTCTGTGCAGCCGGTCCCAGGCTTCTGGAGCATTGTCACAGGCTGTAGCATTTTGTGGGAACAGCTGGCTCTGGTTGGAGGACTGGAGCTCTAGAGGGGGCCAGGATGCCATGCACAGTGACCTGAAATGAACAGCAGGTAGAATAAAACAGGAAGTGGCAGACTACAGCCTATGAGCCAAACCAGCCTGTCACCTGTTTTTGgacaataaagttttattggcacagaACCACACCCATTCATGGACACATTATCTACGGCTGCGTTCATGCTACAAGGGTGAGTCAAGTGCTTGTAACGGAGACTGTCTGGCTTGCAAAGCTGAAGATATTTACCATCTGTTCCTGcagagaaaaagtttgctgacctctggttTAAGGGATGGTGCCTGAGTCCAAATCCTGGTACAATCACTCAGTGTGAGCTACTTAGACCCATGgactttcactttcctttttaaatattggaAAGAATCGTGTCTCTCTTGTGGGATCATGGGAGGGCTGTTGTTAGGATCTACAGGGTGCTTAGCTCTGTACCTGGCATAGAGGAAAGACTTTGGAAGGTAGTCATTAGTCTTAGTAACAAGtgt encodes:
- the LOC139355288 gene encoding B1 bradykinin receptor, translated to MASWPPLELQSSNQSQLFPQNATACDNAPEAWDRLHRVLPTFIISICSFGLLGNLFVLLVFLLPRRRLNVAEIYLANLAASDLVFVLGLPFWAENIWNQFNWPFGALLCRVINGVIKANLFISIFLVVAISQDRYCLLVHPMASRRRQRRRQARVTCVLIWVVGGLLSIPTFLLRSIQAVPDLNITACILLLPHEAWHFARIVELNILAFLLPLAAIVFFNYHILASLRGREEVSRTRCGGRKDSKTTALIVTLVVAFLVCWAPYHFFAFLEFLFQVQAVRGCFWEDFIDLGLQLANFLAFTNSSLNPVIYVFAGRLFRTKVWELYKQCSPKSLAPISSSHRKEIFQLFWRN